The following coding sequences lie in one Corynebacterium humireducens NBRC 106098 = DSM 45392 genomic window:
- a CDS encoding membrane protein: MSDNSRQKRERKKVRVSHVIFLIIAVACTIALAWWQWTRFQSGTGTFQNLGYAFQWPLFGVFFVYAYRKFLAYENEMIDAENASDDPDFRYEAADVRKDRVTAIDETFLPSRPTIDIDTFNELNRPTRRRREADTDHTGDSHP; the protein is encoded by the coding sequence GTGAGCGACAACAGCAGGCAGAAGAGAGAGCGGAAGAAAGTACGCGTCTCGCACGTCATCTTCCTCATCATCGCCGTCGCCTGCACCATCGCTCTGGCCTGGTGGCAGTGGACGCGGTTCCAGTCCGGAACGGGCACGTTCCAGAATCTCGGCTACGCGTTCCAGTGGCCCCTGTTCGGCGTGTTCTTCGTCTACGCGTACCGCAAGTTCCTCGCCTACGAGAACGAGATGATCGACGCGGAGAACGCCTCGGACGACCCGGACTTCCGTTACGAGGCCGCCGACGTGAGGAAGGACCGGGTCACCGCCATCGACGAGACCTTCCTGCCGTCCCGCCCCACCATCGACATCGACACCTTCAACGAGCTCAACAGGCCGACACGGAGGCGTCGTGAAGCAGACACCGACCACACTGGAGACAGCCACCCATGA
- a CDS encoding DUF3817 domain-containing protein, protein MTTTQTIHPERQKRVDTALKIFSVTAWITGLFLIFLVVRMIMQYILKVEIPDWATIVAIAHGWAYMGYVLAVLNLGLKARWKPVVWFTTALAGVVPFLSFFVEANRRREVKERFQLA, encoded by the coding sequence ATGACCACCACCCAGACGATCCATCCTGAGCGCCAGAAGCGCGTCGACACCGCACTGAAGATCTTCTCGGTCACCGCCTGGATCACGGGTTTGTTCCTCATCTTCCTCGTGGTGCGCATGATCATGCAGTACATCCTCAAGGTGGAGATCCCGGACTGGGCCACGATCGTCGCCATCGCCCACGGCTGGGCCTACATGGGCTACGTCCTGGCGGTGCTCAACCTCGGGCTCAAGGCCCGCTGGAAGCCGGTCGTGTGGTTCACCACCGCGCTCGCCGGCGTCGTGCCGTTCCTCTCCTTCTTCGTGGAGGCGAACCGCCGCCGCGAGGTCAAGGAGCGCTTCCAGCTCGCCTGA
- the purU gene encoding formyltetrahydrofolate deformylase, whose protein sequence is MTPQNIDDPRNRPSGPTAERQYVLTLGCPDSTGIVAKLSTFLAEQGGWITEAAYFTDPENNWFFTRQAVRADSVDMSIAELREKFRPVAEEFGPKAQWRLWDTADLKKVVILVSREGHCLHDLLGRVAENDYPMEVVAVVGNHDNLSYIADNHGVPFYHVPFPKDAVGKRRAFEELGEIVNSYEPDAIVMARFMQILPPDFCEMWAGRVLNIHHSFLPSFMGARPYHQAHKRGVKLIGATCHFATSDLDDGPIIEQDVIRVTHKDTPEEMQRLGRDAEKSVLARGLRYHLEDRVLVYGNRTVVFD, encoded by the coding sequence ATGACCCCGCAGAACATCGATGATCCCCGCAACCGCCCGAGTGGACCGACGGCGGAGCGGCAGTACGTCCTCACCCTCGGTTGCCCCGACTCGACCGGTATCGTCGCGAAGCTGTCGACGTTCCTGGCTGAGCAGGGTGGTTGGATCACCGAGGCCGCCTACTTCACGGACCCGGAGAACAACTGGTTCTTCACCCGGCAGGCGGTCCGCGCGGACTCCGTCGACATGAGCATCGCCGAGCTGCGCGAGAAGTTCCGCCCCGTGGCGGAGGAGTTCGGCCCGAAGGCGCAGTGGCGCCTGTGGGACACGGCGGACCTGAAGAAGGTCGTCATCCTCGTCTCCCGGGAGGGCCACTGCCTGCACGACCTGCTCGGCCGGGTGGCGGAGAACGACTACCCGATGGAGGTCGTGGCGGTCGTCGGCAACCACGACAACCTCTCCTACATCGCGGACAACCACGGGGTGCCGTTCTACCACGTGCCGTTCCCGAAGGACGCCGTCGGCAAGCGGAGGGCCTTCGAGGAGCTCGGCGAGATCGTCAACTCCTACGAACCGGACGCCATCGTCATGGCCCGCTTCATGCAGATCCTGCCGCCGGACTTCTGCGAGATGTGGGCCGGCCGCGTGCTCAACATCCACCACAGCTTCCTGCCGTCCTTCATGGGCGCCCGCCCGTACCACCAGGCGCACAAGCGGGGCGTGAAGCTCATCGGCGCGACGTGCCACTTCGCCACCTCCGACCTCGACGACGGCCCGATCATCGAGCAGGACGTCATCCGCGTCACCCACAAGGACACCCCGGAGGAGATGCAGCGCCTCGGCCGTGACGCCGAGAAGTCGGTCCTGGCCCGCGGCCTGCGCTACCACCTCGAGGACCGGGTCCTCGTCTACGGCAACCGCACCGTCGTCTTCGACTGA
- the rdgB gene encoding RdgB/HAM1 family non-canonical purine NTP pyrophosphatase: MQLLVASNNAKKLAELERILRAADVQGVEVIPLSQAPAYEEPVEDGRTFADNALIKARAGARETGLVCIADDSGLAVEELNGMPGVLSARWAGRHGDDDANNALLLGQMAHVPDGRRACAFVSVCALVTPDGAEHVAEGRWEGTLLREPVGENGFGYDPLFLPADAVAAGRSSAQLTPEEKNALSHRGKALAQLVEVIRGLTSDPSAEGPGTVD; this comes from the coding sequence ATGCAGCTGCTCGTCGCGTCGAACAACGCCAAGAAGCTCGCCGAACTCGAGCGCATCCTCCGCGCCGCCGACGTGCAGGGCGTGGAGGTCATCCCGCTCAGCCAGGCCCCGGCCTACGAGGAGCCCGTCGAGGACGGCCGCACCTTCGCCGACAACGCCCTCATCAAGGCGCGGGCGGGGGCCCGGGAGACCGGCCTGGTGTGCATCGCCGACGACTCCGGCCTCGCGGTGGAGGAGCTCAACGGGATGCCGGGCGTGCTCTCCGCACGCTGGGCAGGCCGACACGGCGACGATGACGCCAACAACGCCCTGCTCCTCGGGCAGATGGCGCACGTCCCCGACGGGCGACGCGCCTGCGCCTTCGTGTCCGTGTGCGCGCTGGTCACCCCGGACGGCGCGGAGCACGTCGCCGAGGGCCGCTGGGAGGGCACCCTCCTGCGGGAGCCGGTGGGGGAGAACGGTTTCGGGTACGACCCGCTGTTCCTGCCCGCCGACGCCGTCGCCGCCGGGCGCTCCTCGGCGCAGCTGACCCCGGAGGAGAAGAACGCCCTGTCCCACCGCGGGAAGGCCCTGGCCCAGCTGGTCGAGGTCATCCGTGGCCTGACCTCCGACCCGTCCGCTGAAGGACCCGGCACGGTGGACTAA
- the rph gene encoding ribonuclease PH: protein MTSDFQRADGRDLDQLRTVRITRGFTSNPAGSVLIEYGNTRVMCTASVEHGVPRFKKDSGEGWLTAEYSMLPAATHDRMPRESMRGKVKGRTHEISRLVGRALRAAVDLSQLGENTINIDCDVLQADGGTRTASITGAYVALADAIAVLKSEGVVPGEPLLPPVAAVSVGLVDGHVCLDLPYEEDARAEVDLNVVMTEAGNFVEIQGTGEHGDFSREQLDAMLDSAEKGCRELIAAQRSALGI from the coding sequence ATGACTTCTGACTTCCAGCGTGCCGACGGCCGCGACCTCGACCAGCTCCGCACCGTCCGCATCACCCGCGGCTTCACCTCCAACCCGGCCGGCTCCGTCCTCATCGAGTACGGCAACACCCGGGTCATGTGCACCGCCAGCGTCGAGCACGGCGTCCCCCGCTTCAAGAAGGACTCCGGCGAGGGCTGGCTGACCGCCGAGTACTCCATGCTCCCGGCCGCCACCCACGACCGCATGCCGCGTGAGTCCATGCGCGGCAAGGTCAAGGGCCGCACCCACGAGATCTCCCGCCTGGTGGGCCGCGCGCTGCGCGCCGCCGTCGACCTCTCCCAGCTCGGCGAGAACACCATCAACATCGACTGCGACGTCCTGCAGGCCGACGGCGGCACCCGCACCGCCTCCATCACCGGCGCCTACGTGGCGCTCGCCGACGCCATCGCCGTGCTCAAGTCCGAGGGCGTCGTCCCCGGCGAGCCGCTGCTCCCGCCGGTCGCCGCCGTCTCCGTCGGCCTGGTCGACGGCCACGTCTGTCTCGACCTGCCCTACGAGGAGGACGCCCGCGCCGAGGTCGACCTCAACGTCGTGATGACGGAGGCCGGCAACTTCGTCGAGATCCAGGGCACCGGCGAGCACGGCGACTTCAGCCGTGAGCAGCTCGACGCCATGCTCGACTCCGCGGAGAAGGGCTGCCGCGAGCTCATCGCCGCCCAGCGCAGCGCCCTGGGGATCTGA
- a CDS encoding MBL fold metallo-hydrolase yields the protein MKLTILGSSGSVGAPTNPASGYLVTVDNSPALLVDIGPGVLGSLQRFHDPCDAHVVFSHLHADHCLDFPSLMVWRRYHPHSPAKGRNLCFGPSGTLSHLGPLSADSPGEVDDMSDTFAFAPWRAGEAHIIDRLSVVPFEAVHPVEAYCLRITEHTSRKTIAYSGDTGWTDQLVECARDADVFLCEATWCAGEGDFPPDMHLTGAEAGRAARLAGAKRLIIVHIPPWGDEEATLAAARAEYDGPIEVGRPGQVIEF from the coding sequence ATGAAGTTGACGATCCTCGGAAGTTCCGGCAGCGTCGGCGCGCCCACCAACCCGGCCTCGGGCTACCTGGTGACCGTCGACAACTCCCCGGCCCTGCTCGTGGACATCGGACCCGGCGTGCTCGGCAGCCTCCAGAGGTTCCACGACCCGTGCGACGCCCACGTGGTGTTCTCCCACCTGCACGCGGACCACTGCCTCGACTTCCCCTCGCTGATGGTGTGGCGCCGCTACCATCCGCACTCCCCGGCCAAGGGACGCAACCTCTGCTTCGGCCCCTCCGGGACGCTCTCCCACCTGGGCCCCCTGTCCGCCGACAGCCCCGGCGAGGTGGACGACATGTCCGACACCTTCGCCTTCGCCCCCTGGCGGGCTGGCGAGGCCCACATCATCGACCGCCTCAGCGTCGTCCCCTTCGAGGCCGTCCACCCGGTCGAGGCCTACTGCCTGCGCATCACCGAGCACACCTCGCGCAAGACGATCGCCTACTCGGGCGACACCGGATGGACCGACCAGCTCGTCGAGTGCGCCCGTGACGCCGACGTCTTCCTCTGCGAGGCCACCTGGTGCGCCGGGGAGGGGGACTTCCCGCCGGACATGCACCTCACCGGAGCGGAGGCCGGGCGGGCTGCCCGTCTGGCCGGCGCCAAACGCCTCATCATCGTGCACATCCCGCCGTGGGGCGACGAGGAGGCGACCCTCGCCGCGGCGCGCGCGGAGTACGACGGCCCCATCGAGGTCGGCCGCCCGGGCCAGGTCATCGAGTTCTGA
- the murI gene encoding glutamate racemase, producing MVGVSTPEAPIGIFDSGVGGLTVARTIMDQLPHESIIYIGDTAHGPYGPLPIAEVRAHATRIADDLVERGCKMLVIACNTASAAFLHDARERYDVPVVEVIQPAVRRALATTRNGRVGVIGTVGTINSGAYQDLFAINPGVEAHAQACPSFVDFVERGITSGRQILGVAEAYVEPLQAAGVDTLVLGCTHYPLLSGVIQLAIGDHVTLVSSAEETAKDVLRVLTRENLLADPVGDADRQPVRLFESTGDPAKFAALSERFLGPGVGQVHQVTGL from the coding sequence ATGGTCGGCGTGAGCACTCCCGAAGCCCCCATCGGCATCTTCGACTCCGGCGTCGGCGGCCTGACGGTCGCCCGCACGATCATGGACCAGCTGCCGCACGAGTCGATCATCTACATCGGTGACACCGCGCACGGCCCCTACGGACCGCTGCCCATCGCCGAGGTCCGCGCCCACGCGACCCGGATCGCCGACGACCTCGTCGAACGCGGCTGCAAGATGCTCGTCATCGCCTGCAACACCGCCTCCGCCGCCTTCCTCCACGACGCCCGCGAGCGTTACGACGTCCCCGTGGTCGAGGTCATCCAGCCCGCGGTGCGCCGCGCCCTGGCCACGACGCGCAACGGCAGGGTGGGCGTGATCGGCACGGTCGGCACCATCAACTCGGGCGCCTACCAGGACCTGTTCGCCATCAACCCCGGCGTGGAGGCACACGCCCAGGCCTGTCCCAGCTTCGTCGACTTCGTCGAGCGCGGCATCACCTCGGGACGCCAGATCCTCGGCGTCGCCGAGGCCTACGTGGAGCCGCTGCAGGCGGCGGGCGTCGATACGCTCGTGCTGGGGTGCACCCACTACCCGCTGCTGTCGGGCGTCATCCAGCTGGCGATCGGCGACCACGTCACGCTGGTCTCCTCCGCGGAGGAGACGGCGAAGGACGTGCTGCGCGTGCTCACCCGGGAGAACCTGCTCGCCGACCCGGTGGGGGACGCCGACCGGCAGCCGGTCCGCCTCTTCGAGTCGACGGGTGACCCGGCGAAGTTCGCGGCGCTCTCGGAGCGTTTCCTCGGGCCCGGCGTCGGTCAGGTCCACCAGGTGACCGGCCTGTAG
- a CDS encoding MarR family winged helix-turn-helix transcriptional regulator, giving the protein MNSNDVEWLSDQESETWMNVWSFHVWLPSRLEAQLKRDAGISHYDYFTLMQLWKAPQHTLRMSELAAASDMTLSHLSRVITRLEKQDLVRRLPDPGDGRSTLAELTTDGLALFEQAAPGHVSEVRRLIFDNLEPEEQRHFSDAMSKIVAAMDSGERRPQR; this is encoded by the coding sequence ATGAACAGCAATGACGTGGAATGGTTGTCTGATCAGGAATCAGAGACCTGGATGAATGTGTGGTCCTTTCATGTGTGGCTGCCCTCCCGGCTGGAGGCGCAGCTGAAGAGGGACGCCGGCATCAGCCACTACGACTACTTCACACTGATGCAGCTGTGGAAGGCCCCCCAGCACACTCTCCGCATGAGTGAGCTGGCCGCGGCCTCCGACATGACCCTCTCCCACCTGTCCCGCGTGATCACCCGCCTGGAGAAGCAGGACCTCGTGCGCCGTCTGCCGGATCCCGGCGACGGCCGTTCCACCCTCGCGGAGCTCACCACCGACGGCCTGGCACTCTTCGAGCAGGCGGCCCCCGGCCACGTCTCCGAGGTTCGTCGCCTCATCTTCGACAACCTCGAGCCGGAAGAGCAGCGTCACTTCTCGGATGCCATGAGCAAGATCGTCGCGGCCATGGACAGCGGGGAGCGTCGTCCCCAGCGCTAG
- a CDS encoding rhomboid family intramembrane serine protease, which yields MYQPVPYPTAPPPASRGGSSLRSGFLFAAGYVLVIWAVHIVNVLVFGRQLLYFGIHPLDVSSLWHILTSPLLHANVEHLISNTIPGAVFSFLIGMSRARVWWEVTAIVVLLGGAGVWLLGGVGTNHIGASGLVYGWLGYLLVRGLFNRSVMQIMVGVGLGILYSGLVWGILPGVPGVSWQAHLFGAVGGVAAGVFITSDDPPALRERRRLRRLERRSSGGGLPPVSGGN from the coding sequence ATGTACCAGCCAGTCCCGTACCCCACCGCCCCGCCGCCCGCCTCCCGCGGAGGTTCCTCGCTCCGTTCCGGATTCCTGTTCGCCGCCGGTTACGTGCTCGTCATCTGGGCGGTGCACATCGTCAACGTCCTGGTCTTCGGCCGGCAGCTGCTGTACTTCGGCATCCACCCGCTGGACGTATCATCCCTGTGGCATATTTTGACCTCCCCGTTGCTGCACGCCAACGTGGAACACCTCATATCGAATACGATTCCCGGTGCTGTCTTCAGCTTTCTCATAGGTATGTCGCGGGCGCGGGTCTGGTGGGAGGTCACGGCCATCGTGGTGCTCCTCGGAGGGGCCGGCGTCTGGCTGCTGGGAGGGGTGGGCACGAACCACATCGGGGCCTCCGGCCTGGTGTACGGCTGGCTCGGGTATCTGTTGGTCAGGGGCCTGTTCAACCGCAGCGTCATGCAGATCATGGTGGGTGTTGGCCTGGGAATTCTGTACTCGGGACTGGTGTGGGGCATCCTGCCGGGAGTGCCCGGGGTGTCCTGGCAGGCCCATCTCTTCGGCGCCGTCGGCGGTGTGGCGGCGGGAGTGTTCATCACGTCCGATGACCCACCCGCGCTGCGGGAGCGGAGGCGTCTCCGGAGGCTGGAACGGCGCTCGTCCGGGGGCGGTTTACCCCCGGTCTCGGGTGGGAACTGA
- a CDS encoding P1 family peptidase — MSALVDVPGLLVGHASLGDTGVTAVVAESPAGMVAGVDVRGGGPGTRETDLLEPHNTVERVHAIVLAGGSAFGLAAADGAMRELERAGRGFPVLGEGRPGPRVPIVPAAVIFDLFVGDADHRPTAADGAAAVAAALAGDPAGATARGSVGAGCGATAGVLRGGVGQASAPVGEYTVSALVVANPVGSVIDPETGLLWGDPGRPAVDTERFGALEHPAARLNTTIGVVATDAPVTTAQVTRLAMVGHDGIARAVRPAHSPLDGDTLFAVGTAAEASGVDVETLHALSAAAADVVQQALVDAVVSAVPGHGVACWAEILRD; from the coding sequence ATGTCCGCGCTTGTCGACGTCCCCGGACTCCTCGTCGGGCACGCCTCCCTGGGGGACACCGGCGTCACGGCCGTCGTCGCGGAGTCCCCGGCGGGCATGGTGGCCGGCGTCGACGTCCGCGGCGGCGGTCCCGGTACCCGGGAGACGGACCTGCTGGAGCCCCACAACACCGTGGAGCGTGTCCATGCGATCGTGCTTGCCGGCGGGTCGGCCTTCGGGCTGGCCGCCGCCGACGGGGCGATGCGTGAGCTGGAGCGCGCCGGGCGGGGTTTCCCGGTCCTCGGGGAGGGGCGGCCCGGTCCGCGTGTGCCCATCGTGCCGGCCGCGGTGATCTTCGACCTGTTCGTCGGGGACGCCGACCACCGGCCGACCGCCGCAGATGGCGCGGCGGCGGTGGCGGCGGCGCTCGCCGGGGATCCGGCGGGGGCCACGGCGCGGGGCAGCGTCGGTGCCGGGTGCGGGGCGACGGCCGGGGTCCTGCGTGGGGGCGTCGGTCAGGCGTCGGCGCCGGTGGGGGAGTACACGGTGTCCGCCCTGGTGGTGGCCAACCCGGTGGGGTCGGTCATCGACCCGGAGACTGGTCTCCTGTGGGGTGACCCCGGGCGGCCGGCGGTGGACACGGAGAGGTTCGGGGCGCTGGAGCATCCGGCGGCGCGGTTGAACACGACGATCGGGGTGGTCGCCACTGACGCGCCGGTCACCACCGCCCAGGTCACCCGGCTGGCGATGGTCGGGCACGACGGCATCGCGCGGGCCGTGCGGCCGGCGCACTCCCCGCTGGACGGGGACACGCTGTTCGCGGTCGGTACCGCGGCGGAGGCGTCCGGGGTGGACGTGGAGACGCTGCACGCCCTGTCGGCCGCGGCGGCGGATGTGGTGCAGCAGGCGCTTGTCGACGCCGTCGTGTCCGCCGTCCCCGGCCACGGCGTCGCATGCTGGGCGGAGATCCTCCGCGACTGA
- a CDS encoding DUF2017 domain-containing protein, whose translation MQAWRRKKGLMRAARYQTVLEPLEREVLGNLVATVSEAIIQRAQSAPKDELAELTGIPSGHKEAPQDPAMARLLPDFEREGDEEYEGDNSLLRSLHENDICRAKLQNLQVLAEKVGPDGGVNITLSEEEARAFIAGLNDLRLYLAASVGAAGGDAVEGFEGQAPAPADEETTALIEWLGYNQDSLLTAMMD comes from the coding sequence ATGCAGGCATGGCGGCGGAAGAAGGGACTCATGCGGGCGGCGCGGTATCAGACGGTGCTTGAGCCCCTGGAGCGGGAGGTGCTGGGCAACCTGGTGGCGACCGTGAGTGAGGCCATCATCCAGCGTGCCCAGTCGGCCCCGAAGGATGAGCTGGCCGAGCTCACCGGCATCCCCTCCGGCCACAAGGAGGCGCCGCAGGACCCCGCCATGGCCCGGCTGCTCCCCGACTTCGAGCGGGAGGGCGACGAGGAGTACGAGGGCGACAACTCCCTGCTCCGCAGCCTCCACGAGAACGACATCTGCCGTGCGAAGCTGCAGAACCTGCAGGTCCTGGCGGAGAAGGTCGGGCCCGACGGGGGAGTGAACATCACGTTGAGCGAGGAGGAGGCCAGGGCCTTCATCGCGGGCCTCAACGATCTGCGGCTCTACCTGGCGGCCAGCGTGGGCGCGGCCGGGGGAGACGCGGTTGAGGGTTTTGAGGGGCAGGCGCCGGCCCCCGCCGACGAGGAGACCACCGCGCTCATCGAGTGGCTCGGCTACAACCAGGACAGCCTGCTCACGGCGATGATGGACTGA
- the clpS gene encoding ATP-dependent Clp protease adapter ClpS, with amino-acid sequence MTGPVLMSAPGMGSPMATPELDEAIEVDVATSENLPWMCIVWDDPVNLMSYVTYVFQTVLGYGRKRATELMMQVHTEGKAVVSTGEKDKVEGDVKKLHTAGLWATMQQAG; translated from the coding sequence ATGACAGGTCCAGTACTGATGAGTGCGCCCGGAATGGGGTCCCCGATGGCGACCCCGGAGCTCGACGAGGCGATCGAGGTCGACGTCGCCACCTCGGAGAATCTGCCGTGGATGTGCATCGTATGGGATGATCCGGTCAACCTCATGAGCTACGTGACCTATGTCTTCCAGACCGTCCTCGGCTACGGACGCAAGCGCGCCACCGAGCTGATGATGCAGGTCCACACCGAGGGCAAGGCCGTCGTCTCGACAGGTGAGAAGGACAAGGTCGAGGGTGACGTCAAGAAGCTGCACACCGCGGGCCTGTGGGCCACGATGCAGCAGGCCGGATAG